Proteins found in one Dryobates pubescens isolate bDryPub1 chromosome 1, bDryPub1.pri, whole genome shotgun sequence genomic segment:
- the CACNA2D2 gene encoding voltage-dependent calcium channel subunit alpha-2/delta-2 isoform X3: MQAWIYNENRNLFEVKENVPRKLVEKVAGDIESLLAKKVRALKRLANAAEKFQKAHHWQDNIREEDIEYYDSKADTEYVSSEYDDPDGEEIEREKSNSLKLEFTDDDNFKTKVNYSYAAVQIPTDIYKGSTVILNELNWTQALEDVFIENRKEDPSLLWQVFGSATGVTRYYPATPWRAPNKIDLYDVRRRPWYIQGASSPKDMVIIVDVSGSVSGLTLKLMKTSVYEMLDTLSDDDYVNVASFNEKAKPVSCFKHLVQANIRNKKVFKEDVQGMVAKGTTDYKAGFEYAFDQLQNSNITRANCNKMIMMFTDGGEDRVQDVFEKYNWPNKTVRVFTFSVGQHNYDVTPLQWMACANKGYYFEIPSIGAIRINTQEYLDVLGRPMVLAGNRAKQVQWTNVYQDALGLGLVVTGTLPVFNLTEDSSDRKNQLILGVMGIDVALNDIKRLTPRYNLGANGYVFAIDLNGYVLLHPNLQPQIINFREPVTLDFLDAELEDENKEEIRRSMIDGNDGQRFIKTLIKSLDELYIDEVFRTYTWAPIKSTNYSLGLVLPPYSTYYIQANLSDQILQVKLPNIKMKDFEYLLPNSFESEGHVFIAPREYCKDLDLSDNNTEFLENFIALMEKVTPDSKQCDNFLLHNLILDTGITQQLVERVWKDQDLNTYSLLAVFAATDGGITRVFPNKAADDWEEEPEPFNASFYRRSLDNKGYIFKPPYRDASYQAPDLENNTIGILVSTAVELSIGGKTLKPAVVGVKLDLEAWAEKFKVLASNRTDRDQLGTRRCDPSTSCEMDCEANNKDLICVLIDDGGFLVLSNQEDHWYQVGKFFSEVDANLMSALYNNSFYARKESYDFQSVCAPEAQSNTGAAPRGVFVPTVADLLNLAWWTSAAAWSLFQQFLYGLTYSSWFQTEEVAGDSMEARETSCIMKQTQYYFSTVNSTYNAIIDCGNCSRLFHAQRLANTNLLFVVADKPLCSQCESIKLLQAEVRAPPRDPNQCELVDRPRYRKGPHICFDYNATEDTSDCGRGASFAPSLGVLLSLQLLLLYSSTSQHPLPPAACL, from the exons GAGGAAGACATTGAGTACTATGACTCGAAGGCGGACACCGAATACGTGAGTAGTGAATAT GATGATCCCGATGGAGAAGAAATCGAGAGGGAGAAGTCCAACTCCTTGAAGCTGGAGTTCACTGATGATGACAACTTCAAGACCAAGGTTAACTATTCGTATGCTGCTGTGCAGATCCCCACGGACATCTACAAAGGCT CCACCGTTATCCTCAATGAGCTAAACTGGACGCAGGCACTGGAGGACGTCTTCATCGAGAACCGGAAGGAGgatccctccctgctctggcaggtgttTGGCAGTGCCACTGGCGTCACCCGCTACTACCCTG CCACTCCATGGAGGGCCCCCAACAAGATCGACCTCTACGATGTGCGCAGACGGCCCTG GTACATCCAAGGTGCCTCGTCCCCAAAGGACATGGTCATCATCGTGGACGT GAGCGGCAGCGTGAGTGGCCTCACCCTCAAGCTGATGAAGACCTCAGTCTATGAGATGCTGGACACCCTCTCGGATGATGACTATGTCAACGTGGCCTCG tTCAACGAGAAGGCGAAGCCAGTGTCATGTTTCAAGCACCTGGTGCAGGCCAACATCCGGAACAAGAAGGTCTTTAAGGAGGATGTGCAGGGGATGGTGGCCAAGGGCACAACTGACTACAAGGCTGGCTTTGAGTATGCCTTCGACCAGCTGCAGAAT TCCAACATCACACGTGCCAACTGCAACAAGATGATCATGATGTTCACAGATGGCGGCGAGGACCGCGTGCAGGACGTCTTTGAGAAGTACAACTGGCCCAATAAGACG GTGCGGGTCTTCACCTTTTCTGTTGGGCAGCACAACTACGACGTGACCCCGCTGCAGTGGATGGCCTGCGCCAACAAAG GTTACTACTTCGAAATTCCCTCCATTGGTGCTATCCGCATCAACACACAG GAGTATCTGGACGTGCTAGGCAGACCCATGGTCCTGGCAGGGAACCGAGCCAAGCAGGTTCAGTGGACCAACGTCTACCAGGATGCCCTG GGGCTGGGCCTGGTGGTGACAGGCACACTGCCGGTGTTCAACTTAACGGAGGACAGCAGCGACAGGAAG AACCAGCTCATCCTGGGTGTGATGGGGATCGACGTGGCTCTCAACGACATCAAGAGGCTGACGCCACGATACAAC CTGGGGGCAAACGGTTACGTCTTCGCCATCGACCTGAACGGCTATGTCCTGCTGCACCCCAACCTGCAACCCCAG ATCATCAATTTCCGAGAGCCAGTGACGCTGGACTTCCTggatgctgagctggaggaTGAGAACAAGGAGGAG ATCCGGAGAAGCATGATTGATGGGAACGACGGGCAGAGGTTCATCAAGACTCTCATCAAGTCCCTGGATGAG CTATACATCGatgaggtgttcaggacctacACGTGGGCACCCATCAAAAGCACCAACTACAg cctggggctggttcTGCCTCCCTACAGCACCTACTACATCCAGGCCAACTTGAGTGACCAGATCCTGCAAGTGAAGT TACCAAACATCAAAATGAAGG ATTTTGAATACCTGCTGCCCAACAGCTTTGAGTCGGAGGGACATGTGTTCATTGCTCCCAG AGAGTATTGCAAAGACCTCGACTTGTCGGATAACAACACCGAGTTCCTGGAAAACTTTATTGCCCTCATGGAAAAGGTGACCCCAGACTCCAAGCAGT GCGACAACTTCCTCCTTCACAACCTGATCCTGGACACAGGCATCACGCAGCAGCTGGTGGAGCGAGTCTGGAAGGACCAAGACCTCAACAC GTACAGCCTTTTGGCTGTCTTTGCAGCCACTGACGGCGGCATCACCCGTGTCTTCCCTAACAA ggctgcagatgaCTGGGAGGAGGAACCGGAGCCCTTTAATGCCAGCTTCTATCGGAGGAGCCTGGACAACAAGGGCTACATCTTCAAGCCGCCTTACCGGGACG CCAGCTACCAGGCACCGGACCTGGAGAACAACACCATTGGGATCCTGGTGAGCACTGCTGTGGAGCTCAGCATTGGGGGCAAGACACTGAAGCCAGCAG TGGTGGGGGTGAAGCTAGACCTGGAGGCCTGGGCTGAGAAGTTCAAAGTCCTGGCAAGCAACCGGACAGACCGTGACCAGCTGGGCACCAGACGG TGCGACCCCTCCACCAGCTGTGAGATGGACTGTGAGGCCAACAATAAG gacCTCATCTGTGTCCTCATCGACGATGGGGGCTTTCTGGTGCTCTCCAACCAGGAGGACCATTGGTACCAG GTGGGCAAGTTCTTCAGTGAGGTGGATGCCAACCTGATGTCTGCCCTCTACAACAACTCCTTCTACGCACGCAAAGAGTCGTACGACTTCCAGTCAGTCTGCGCCCCCGAGGCCCAGAGCAACACCGGCGCTGCACCCCGCGGTGTCTTCGTG CCTACCGTGGCCGATCTCCTGAACCTTGCCTGGTGgacttcagctgcagcctg gtccctcttccAGCAGTTCCTGTATGGCCTCACCTACAGCAGCTGGTTCCAGACAG aggaggtggcaggggacaGCATGGAGGCCAGAGAGACGAGCTGCATCATGAAGCAGACACAGTACTACTTCAGCACTGTCAACTCTACCTACAATGCCATCATCGACTGCGGCAACTGCTCCAG GCTCTTCCATGCACAGAGGCTAGCTAACACCAACCTGCTTTTCGTGGTGGCTgacaagcccctctgcagccagtgcGAGTCCATCaagctgctgcaagcagaggTAAGAG CCCCCCCGAGGGACCCCAACCAGTGTGAGCTGGTGGACAGGCCCCGCTACCGGAAAGGCCCCCACATCTGCTTTGACTACAATGCAACA GAAGATACCTCAGACTGTGGCCGAGGGGCATCCTtcgccccctccctgggggtcctgctctccctgcagctgctgcttctctacTCCAGCACCAGCCAGCACCCGCTCCCCCCGGCCGCCTGCCTTTAg